One window from the genome of Cryptomeria japonica chromosome 6, Sugi_1.0, whole genome shotgun sequence encodes:
- the LOC131029826 gene encoding pentatricopeptide repeat-containing protein At2g13600-like has product MNVKCGSIHKAYELFDKMTQRSVVSWTAMIVAYEQNSLLENSLEIFKKMQLADVELNSSTFSSILPTCAKMGALDEGMEIHRKVFEDEFSSDVIVLTALIDMYAKCGNLQKAHELFDGIPQQDVVSWTAIVTRYAQNGFVDKALEIFKHMQFSGVKPKFNNFYQCSSTPVLRFRVGCERPSSNDLVAITLADMNAKCGRT; this is encoded by the coding sequence ATgaatgtaaaatgtggaagcatacacaaGGCATATGAGTTGTTTGACAAAATGACTCAACGAagtgttgtctcatggactgctaTGATTGTTGCATATGAACAAAATAGCCTTCTAGAAAACTCTTTAGAGATTTTTAAGAAAATGCAGTTGGCAGATGTAGAGCTCAACTCAtcaaccttttccagcatcctccctacgTGCGCCAAAATGGGAGCCTTGGACGAGGGTATGGAAATCCATCGAAAAGTATTTGAAGATGAATTTTCTTCAGATGTTATAGTTTTGACAGCcttgatagacatgtatgcaaaatgtggaaatctACAGAAGGCACATGAATTGTTTGACGGTATACCTCAACAAGATGTGGTTTCATGGACTGCAATTGTCACTAGATATGCACAGAATGGGTTTGTTGATAAAGCTTTGGAGATATTCAAGCATATGCAATTTTCAGGTGTAAAGCCCAAATTCAACAACTTCTACCAGTGTTCCTCTACGCCAGTGCTAAGGTTCAGAGTAGGCTGTGAACGTCCATCATCGAATGACTTAGTTGCTATTACCTTGGCCGATATGAATGCAAAGTGTGGAAGAACATAG